The following proteins are co-located in the Phragmites australis chromosome 10, lpPhrAust1.1, whole genome shotgun sequence genome:
- the LOC133931269 gene encoding deSI-like protein At4g17486, whose amino-acid sequence MGSSAGSTPRPPRQPQPQPRGAEASPVFLNVYDVTPANGYARWLGLGVYHSGVQVHGVEYAYGAHDGASSGIFEVVPRRCPGYTFRESVLVGTTDLTRAEVRALMAELAADFPGDAYNLVSRNCNHFCDAACRRLVRARIPRWVNRLAKIGVVFTCVIPGNGRAVRRKGECPAAGIRSRSARQEASAPPRPRTFFRSLSVGGRKNLTSRRPLSTSPPTLPSPPPPPAPTSTSTSSGSTT is encoded by the exons ATGGGCTCCTCGGCCGGCTCCACCCCGCGGCCTCCGaggcagccgcagccgcagccgcgcGGCGCCGAGGCGTCCCCCGTCTTCCTCAACGTCTACGACGTCACCCCCGCCAACGGCTACGCCCGCTGGCTCGGCCTCGGCGTCTACCACTCCGGCGTCCAAG TTCACGGGGTGGAGTACGCGTACGGGGCGCACGACGGCGCGAGCAGCGGGATCTTCGAGGTGGTGCCGCGGCGGTGCCCCGGGTACACCTTCCGGGAGTCGGTCCTGGTGGGCACCACCGACCTGACGCGGGCCGAGGTGCGCGCTCTCATGGCCGAGCTCGCCGCTGACTTCCCCGGCGACGCCTACAACCTCGTCTCCCGCAACTGCAACCACTTCTGCGACGCCGCCTGCCGCCGCCTCGTCCGCGCCCGCATCCCGCGCTGGGTCAACCGCCTCGCCAAGATCGGCGTCGTCTTCACCTGCGTCATCCCGGGCAACGGCAGGGCCGTGCGCCGCAAGGGCGAGTGCCCCGCCGCCGGCATCAGGAGCCGTTCCGCACGCCAGGaggcctccgcgccgccgcggccgaggACGTTCTTCCGCTCCCTCTCCGTTGGCGGCCGCAAGAACCTGACATCCCGGCGGCCCCTGTCCACCTCCCCACCGACGttgccttcgccgccgccgccgccggcacccACCTCGACGTCAACGTCGTCGGGCTCCACCACGTAA
- the LOC133931258 gene encoding uncharacterized protein LOC133931258 — protein MPLSCFAAGGGRGGDPSPGPPSSASTSVYWTHLGAITLTWSRTRFGLLLAAELRLAKDAAVPARFVLRPWLPWRRRGAKRFSAPGGRVVAFSWDLSRAGFASARRPEPVSRYSLHVSVDGELALAVGDLAPPASAGLLLSRRENAVAVATGDAYTTTVSVAGETHKVSLAVEDSTMWVAVDGEKALQVRRLRWKFRGSERLDLPRGRVRVTWDLHSWLFSPDAAAVFVLRFETADADEADGKDVEEDAGLHALLRQSSFKNHHGGGGESWCSSDSDRRGWRRGPFRSGSDTSPSVSVASTSAASSAGSVAMVSEWAAAEEEAALKDGGGFSLVVHLWKKSK, from the coding sequence ATGCCGCTCTCCTGCttcgccgccggcggcggcagaggcggcGACCCCTCACCGGGGCCACCGTCCTCCGCGTCGACGTCCGTCTACTGGACGCACCTCGGAGCCATCACGCTGACGTGGTCCCGCACCCGGTTCGGCCTCCTCCTGGCCGCGGAGCTCCGCCTCGCCAAGGACGCCGCCGTGCCCGCGCGCTTCGTGCTCCGGCCGTGGCTCCCGTGGCGGCGACGCGGAGCCAAGCGGTTCTCAGCGCCGGGCGGCCGCGTCGTCGCGTTCTCGTGGGACCTCTCGCGCGCCGGCTTCGCCTCCGCCCGCCGGCCGGAGCCCGTGTCCCGGTACAGCCTACACGTCTCGGTCGACGGCGAGCTCGCGCTGGCCGTCGGGGACCTCGCGCCCCCCGCGTCCGCGGGTCTCCTCCTGTCCCGCCGGGAGAACGCCGTCGCCGTTGCAACCGGAGACGCATACACAACCACCGTCTCCGTCGCGGGCGAGACGCACAAGGTGTCCCTCGCCGTGGAGGACTCCACCATGTGGGTCGCCGTGGATGGCGAGAAGGCCCTCCAGGTGCGCCGCCTACGGTGGAAGTTCCGCGGCAGCGAGAGGCTGGACCTCCCCCGCGGCCGCGTCCGGGTCACGTGGGACCTCCACAGCTGGCTCTTCTCCCCGGACGCGGCCGCCGTCTTCGTCCTCCGGTTCGAAACGGCCGACGCGGACGAAGCGGACGGCAAGGACGTGGAGGAAGACGCGGGCTTGCACGCACTACTAAGGcagagttctttcaagaatcaccacggcggcggcggcgagagctGGTGCAGCAGTGACAGCGATAGGAGGGGATGGAGGCGTGGCCCGTTCAGGTCGGGCTCCGACACGTCGCCGTCGGTGTCGGTGGCGTCGACGTCCGCGGCGTCGTCGGCAGGTAGCGTGGCGATGGTGTCCGAGTGGGCggccgcggaggaggaggcggcgctgaAGGACGGTGGCGGGTTCTCCCTCGTGGTCcacctttggaagaagagcaagTAA